One Comamonas endophytica DNA window includes the following coding sequences:
- a CDS encoding Lrp/AsnC ligand binding domain-containing protein, which yields MDTDPTPQQLDRMDLRILSLLQSDGRLSNLKLAEAISLSPTATLARVQRLTREGFILGYEARLNPIKLDAGMLVFVEVLLDRTTPNVFEEFKVAVQLQPEIMECHMVAGGFDYLLKTRSADMNAYRVFAGNVLWQLPGVRETRTYAVMEEVKNSSHLHLRGV from the coding sequence ATGGATACCGACCCGACACCGCAGCAGCTCGACCGCATGGACCTGCGCATCCTTTCGCTGCTGCAAAGCGATGGCCGCCTGTCCAACCTCAAGCTGGCCGAGGCCATCAGCCTGTCGCCCACCGCCACGCTGGCGCGCGTGCAGCGCCTCACGCGCGAGGGCTTCATCCTGGGCTACGAGGCGCGGCTCAACCCCATCAAACTGGATGCGGGGATGCTGGTGTTCGTCGAGGTGCTGCTGGACCGCACCACGCCCAATGTGTTCGAGGAGTTCAAGGTGGCGGTGCAGCTGCAGCCGGAAATCATGGAGTGCCACATGGTCGCCGGGGGCTTCGACTACCTGCTGAAGACGCGCAGCGCCGACATGAACGCCTACCGGGTGTTTGCCGGCAATGTGCTTTGGCAGCTGCCGGGGGTGCGGGAGACGCGCACCTATGCGGTGATGGAGGAGGTGAAGAACTCCTCGCATCTGCATTTGCGGGGGGTTTAG